A single Triticum dicoccoides isolate Atlit2015 ecotype Zavitan chromosome 2A, WEW_v2.0, whole genome shotgun sequence DNA region contains:
- the LOC119354326 gene encoding trafficking protein particle complex subunit 5-like — protein sequence MISVGKTKQYANVLDKPLSRGRQEVSLSAFAFLFSEVVQYNQTQVDNIADLERRLEDAGYAVGARVLELLCHREKGNRRETRLLGILSFIHSTVWKVLFGKVADSLEKGTEHEDEYMISEKELLVNRFISVPKDMGAFNCGAFVAGIVRGVLDNAGFPAVVTAHFVPIEGQQRPRTTILIKFAEEVLRRESRLG from the exons ATGATCAGTGTTGGGAAGACGAAGCAGTATGCAAACGTTCTTGACAAGCCCCTCAGCCGAGGCAGACAGGAG GTCAGTTTGAGTGCATTCGCATTCTTGTTCTCGGAGGTGGTTCAATACAACCAGACACAAGTTGACAACATTGCTGACCTGGAACGAAG GCTGGAGGACGCTGGTTATGCTGTTGGTGCTAGAGTTCTTGAACTGCTGTGTCACAGGGAGAAG GGGAATAGACGAGAGACTCGACTGCTGGGGATTTTATCATTCATTCACAGCACTGTATGGAAAGTACTGTTCGGAAAG GTGGCTGACTCGCTTGAGAAAGGAACAGAACATGAGGATGAATACATGATTAGTGAAAAGGAGCTTCTTGTTAACCG GTTCATTTCCGTGCCGAAAGACATGGGGGCATTCAACTGTGGAGCTTTTGTTGCAGGGATTGTAAGG GGCGTATTGGACAATGCTGGTTTTCCAGCGGTAGTTACGGCACATTTTGTGCCAATTGAAGGCCAGCAGAGGCCCAGGACAACAATCTTGATTAAATTTGCTGAAGAG GTTTTACGTCGGGAATCAAGACTTGGCTGA